From Triticum aestivum cultivar Chinese Spring chromosome 7B, IWGSC CS RefSeq v2.1, whole genome shotgun sequence:
GAACTCCATTCCGCAGTACCTAcacaggaaggcaaaacaaacatgaGAAACAAGATATACAAGTCCTTGTGTGCAGTTCATGAACTAGCAGAAATATCACAAGGATTGGCAAGTTGAGCAATACCCCTCGAAGAAGGCTGACAAATATGCTTATTTGGAGCATATATACAATCCCAACAAGCCAATGGATCGAGGAGCTCGCCAAGGGTGACATCGTAAAGAATTCAACTCTTTGAGCAATTGTGGTACCCAACATCTTAAGAGTGCAGACATCAAGCCACCAACCACACATAAGGGGAAATACTCCGAGTTCTATCACCAAAAGGAAAGCAACTTTGACCATGGTCATGAGATGCTTCATTCCAGAAAAGAACTGCCTGCATAAAGATGGAATGGCCTCTAGTATTGCAGCGATGCCATAGAGTCTTCCAATAGTAAAACGTTCTCCACGGGCATATCGAAGTAAAGCCAGTGATCCAATGTACAAAAACACAAGGCAAAAGATAAACATGTATCCAACAGCAAGAGTTGTCAGATCTGAAAGATAAGATGAGCCAATAACTGTTCCTTTCACCAGACTGCTCTTCCCAGTGCCCTGCATTACAGCAAGACCAGTGGCATTTATCTTCAAGGACTGAGTAACCACCTCAATCACATGCCCAATAACACCTTCATTGTGACTGTCGGAAGAGAAATTCTTCATGGCATTAAAAGCACTATTCAATGTTTCATTAGCCAAAGAAATAGCAGATTCCGTAAATGGCATCACCCTAGCCAGCATAGGACTGGAGGCTGAAGAGAAAAACCATGATAGATAATACAGGACAATCCTTCCCAATGAGAATGGTACGAAGATCACAACAATGAGGAATATAGCATTGCTGGCCAAAACCTGAAGAGAAATATATGCATATAAAAATTAGAAAATAAGGGAGAAACAGACACTGCCAGCATGACAGCAATAAAGCTAACAATACACCAGGTGATACATGACAGAAAAATCACAATTACACTTTAAGGATCCTAAATGCGTCTGAATTTTAGAATAAACATATTTCTTTCATGCCAGGTATTAATATGACATTTCTGGGAGTGCGATGAGAAGCCAATGAGGACACCAAGATTGAATAGTGCTTTTAATGCATCTAACAATCTTGAAAAAGGCAAGATAGATGTCACAGATAACAGTGCTGAGCATCATGTTAATGAGGACACCAAGATAAGGCATATAACTGGCTAACTATCTGGAGGGGACATAGTAGGGATAATCGATACAGATGCTGTCCAACCAAAGATTGTTGAGAAAACACAGCCTAATACTTTGCATAGGATGAAAATATTAGATGGAATATCTGTTCAGATACATGTAAACATACAAGGAAACCGATTGTCTAACTaaaagaagaataacaagaaaagATCCTTACCGTAATTGCATTCTCAACCAAGTGAAATACTGGGCCTTGCATACCAACAAGTTCATCAAAAGGAACATCCTCCGCACCATCCGCATCATCCAGACCATCTAGCATCTGCTCAACTTGGGCCTCTAGTCTTTCCAATCGAGCAGCAACATTTTCTGCATTTCTCCTCAGAAGCTCCCCAGCACCAAGTCCTTGGGCCTCAGCCAAGTCATCAATATTTCCGTCTGCACCGGGAACCCTGTTATTAGGACCAGCTAGCCTTCTGACAGCTCGGGCACCATGCCTTTCACGGCCTGCATCGTCCCTGTCAGCTTCATGTCCTCCAAGTTCCCGCAAGTGCCTTATATAGTCCCTTAAAGAGGTAGCTCCAAGAAATATAAGGACAATGATAGCTGAGAGAAGAAATCCATGTAGGCAATCACTGAGAATCAACTGAGCGCTGATGTGACTCAAGAACAGCCTTTGAGCTTCACCAAGACTTCTCACAAATGTTAACCGCCATATCCAGTAGGTAATGAATGGGATAATCATGAGCCAGACTGAAAGAACAAAGGCAAGCCGGAGGACAAACTGAAACACATGGCATGTTTTCATcccaacgccaaacacaagttctTGGAAAGGAAGTCTTGTTGGAGCATTCTGAGCATAGACGGGCGAGAAAGAGAATGCGTGTTTACAGACCTGAAAGTCACAGAAGTGAAGTTTGTTAAAACTGGAGTTGGGCAGAACAAGCATATATGACGCTGAAACTAACTTTCCCGGCGAGATTGTGACACAAGCAGTAACAAATACTCCCTCTATGACACAAGCAGTAACTGATTATGCTCACATAttggttgtaataacatcttattTTACGGGACCGAGGGAGTAGGATACTGTCGCCATGTCAGCAAAATGGCATAGGCGCATGGCGACATTAACTACCAATCTCTTGACACCATGTACAGACCAAATTAGCTTGCCACGAAACGAGATCCTACTGCTTGAAGGACACTTCACAGAAAGCATTCCATGGACATGGTTCTAAAAAAGGCCAAAGTATCCAACGGAACGAGATCCTATTGCTTGAAGGGCAATTCACAAAATAACATTCCATGGACCTGGTTCTGAAACCCTAGCTTCACAAATTATAGCAAATTGGAACGGTAAAATCATTCCTAGCACGCGCGAAATCACCACCGCATCACTCGCCCAAATTATCCAGGCACGACGACGCGTATTGACCAATTTTACCCCCAACCAACGACTAGGAGGGGATTTCCCGAATGAATCGGCTGAGAGCACCGGCTAGGCGCCCCGTCGATCGATTACACCACCACCGCCCAATCGAATCCCCGAGGGACCTACCAAGCTACGCACCCAGCTGCGTCAACGGGGATGGGAGGTCGGGCGAGGTGATGCGTACCTCGCACTGGCGGGAGTTACTGTGGTCGAGCCACTGGAGGAGGCAATCCTGGTGGACGAACTTGATGCTGCCGCTGCAGGCGCAGGGGTAGCGCAGCGGGTGCTCGTCGTCGCCGCGGTTGCGGCAGATCCGGCAcacgtccccctcctcctcctcgtcctcgtcgtcgtccgcggccgcggccgccgccgcggcggagAGCGGCCgcgcctcctcctgctcctccgccgGCTCGcccgcggcggctgcggcggccgggtCGAGGATCTCCGCCATGGCTGCTGCGTGGGCGATCGCGGCGGGGGCGGGGAGGCGGATAGGGAGGGGTGGGGAAAGAAAGAGGCGAGGATTTTCCGCTCGCCTCCTCGCTAATAACGCGTCGGTCGGTGACGAGGCGGTTCTCCTCAAACGGGCCCGGGTTGGGCTTGGGCTTGGgcttgggccgggccgggccgggagGGCTGGGTCTTGAGGATGTATATATACATGTACCTTCTATTCTTAAATAGTTGCAGTCCACTATCTATTTTTCCTACCcctaaaaaaaatctatttttccTCCTCCTACAACCATGACACATCATCAAATCATGCATGTGGTCATAAGTACTTTTCTTTTCTCTTCATGTTATCATGTCACATCATCAAgtcatgaatgtggtcataagTTAATTTTATGCACTAATCTATCCATCCTCTGTAACACTAGACTCCCTAATTTTAAAGAGCCCACATTCAATTGAGGTATCCAATTGAAAATTGGGTCACCCGATTgtgaccgggtcaacaatttctcaaagctctcTCATTCAATTTGTTTCTACTATACACTATGCTTCCTAACTTTTAAGGCCTCGTAATTAATTGGGTCTTCAAGTTGGGATTGAGCCACCTGATTCTGATCGGGTCAATACTTTCTTAAGGAGCTTTTCCGCTCAATTCTTTTAATTCTGTATGTTCACTAATTTTGAATCTTTTCCATTCAATTGAGTTATTCAATTTTGGACTTGGTTTACAATTTTGACCGGGCCAATGAAATCAACCAGCAGCAATCAGTCGTATAAAACCATATTAATCCCGTGCACCCTGCTACCACCTAGAAAATAAGAAAGTAACCGTGTGATATTTTAGCACTAATATAGTACATGCAGCTACCGACGTAGAAATTTCTTCATATAAATATACGTTGGTTAGCGGATAACACATACCACACTAAGAAAGTCCAATCAAATCAccgcattataaataaaaataaatacactccatcat
This genomic window contains:
- the LOC123162297 gene encoding probable E3 ubiquitin ligase SUD1 isoform X1, which encodes MAEILDPAAAAAAGEPAEEQEEARPLSAAAAAAAADDDEDEEEEGDVCRICRNRGDDEHPLRYPCACSGSIKFVHQDCLLQWLDHSNSRQCEVCKHAFSFSPVYAQNAPTRLPFQELVFGVGMKTCHVFQFVLRLAFVLSVWLMIIPFITYWIWRLTFVRSLGEAQRLFLSHISAQLILSDCLHGFLLSAIIVLIFLGATSLRDYIRHLRELGGHEADRDDAGRERHGARAVRRLAGPNNRVPGADGNIDDLAEAQGLGAGELLRRNAENVAARLERLEAQVEQMLDGLDDADGAEDVPFDELVGMQGPVFHLVENAITVLASNAIFLIVVIFVPFSLGRIVLYYLSWFFSSASSPMLARVMPFTESAISLANETLNSAFNAMKNFSSDSHNEGVIGHVIEVVTQSLKINATGLAVMQGTGKSSLVKGTVIGSSYLSDLTTLAVGYMFIFCLVFLYIGSLALLRYARGERFTIGRLYGIAAILEAIPSLCRQFFSGMKHLMTMVKVAFLLVIELGVFPLMCGWWLDVCTLKMLGTTIAQRVEFFTMSPLASSSIHWLVGIVYMLQISIFVSLLRGVLRNGVLYFLRDPADPNYNPFRDLIDDPVHKHARRVLLSVAVYGSLIVMLVFLPVKLAMRVAPKTFPLDITIFDPFTEIPVDVLLFQICIPFAIEHFKPRATIKALLHHWFAVIGWALGLTDFLLPKPEENAAGQENWNGRAERRDRVHGGMEMVAPQLEQRMIQHAAIDNDGRGNANEANDVAEESDVDDQGDSEYSFALRIILLLVLAWMTLLIFNAGMIVIPISLGRLVFEAVPRLPITHGIKCNDLFSFSIGCYIIWSAAAGTRYAVDYIRSRRLGFLVQQICKWCSIVLKSSALLSIWIFVIPVLIGLLFELLVIVPMRVPIDESPVFLLYQDWALGLIFLKIWTRLVMLDQMAPLVDESWRMKFERVREDGFSRLKGLWVLHEIITPIITKLLTALCVPYVLARGVFPVLGYPLIVNSAVYRFAWLGCLIFSTLFFCGKRFHVWFTNLHNSIRDDRYLIGRRLHNFGEDSRRSNEPDETPGSLEDDLALIPIDHPDNDDVGLRFRGNNRQEDAGLVVG
- the LOC123162297 gene encoding probable E3 ubiquitin ligase SUD1 isoform X2; its protein translation is MAEILDPAAAAAAGEPAEEQEEARPLSAAAAAAAADDDEDEEEEGDVCRICRNRGDDEHPLRYPCACSGSIKFVHQDCLLQWLDHSNSRQCEVCKHAFSFSPVYAQNAPTRLPFQELVFGVGMKTCHVFQFVLRLAFVLSVWLMIIPFITYWIWRLTFVRSLGEAQRLFLSHISAQLILSDCLHGFLLSAIIVLIFLGATSLRDYIRHLRELGGHEADRDDAGRERHGARAVRRLAGPNNRVPGADGNIDDLAEAQGLGAGELLRRNAENVAARLERLEAQVEQMLDGLDDADGAEDVPFDELVGMQGPVFHLVENAITVLASNAIFLIVVIFVPFSLGRIVLYYLSWFFSSASSPMLARVMPFTESAISLANETLNSAFNAMKNFSSDSHNEGVIGHVIEVVTQSLKINATGLAVMQGTGKSSLVKGTVIGSSYLSDLTTLAVGYMFIFCLVFLYIGSLALLRYARGERFTIGRLYGIAAILEAIPSLCRQFFSGMKHLMTMVKVAFLLVIELGVFPLMCGWWLDVCTLKMLGTTIAQRVEFFTMSPLASSSIHWLVGIVYMLQISIFVSLLRGVLRNGVLYFLRDPADPNYNPFRDLIDDPVHKHARRVLLSVAVYGSLIVMLVFLPVKLAMRVAPKTFPLDITIFDPFTEIPVDVLLFQICIPFAIEHFKPRATIKALLHHWFAVIGWALGLTDFLLPKPEENAAGQENWNGRAERRDRVHGGMEMVAPQLEQRMIQHAAIDNDGRGNANEANDVAEESDVDDQGDSDFALRIILLLVLAWMTLLIFNAGMIVIPISLGRLVFEAVPRLPITHGIKCNDLFSFSIGCYIIWSAAAGTRYAVDYIRSRRLGFLVQQICKWCSIVLKSSALLSIWIFVIPVLIGLLFELLVIVPMRVPIDESPVFLLYQDWALGLIFLKIWTRLVMLDQMAPLVDESWRMKFERVREDGFSRLKGLWVLHEIITPIITKLLTALCVPYVLARGVFPVLGYPLIVNSAVYRFAWLGCLIFSTLFFCGKRFHVWFTNLHNSIRDDRYLIGRRLHNFGEDSRRSNEPDETPGSLEDDLALIPIDHPDNDDVGLRFRGNNRQEDAGLVVG